The stretch of DNA GCCCGGGCAGCCAATTTGCACAGCTGGCTATACAAAACGGCTCCATCCGTTAAACAACAGGACTATGTTCCCTATGAGGGCGCTCAATTTAATAGATTACTCGAATTTCAGGCCCCTAATCCCTATCGCTGGTCCCCATTGCCCTCACCTCAGAATTCGGTGGATTTTATCGATGGACTATTTCTTATTGCAGGAAGCAGTCTAATCCGGGCTTATATTTATCAGTGCAACCAAACGATGTTACATCGTTATTTCAGCGATTTTGACGGTGAATTATTGTTCGTTCCTTATGAAGGGGAGTTGTCTTTGCTCACTGAGTTTGGTCATCTGAAAATCAAACCAGGACAAATTGCTGTAATTCCCAGGGGAGTTAAATTTCGCGTGGAATTACATAGCGCATCAGCAAGCGGCTATTTGTGCGAAAACGCAGGCTCTCCTCTTACACTCCCGCCATTAGGAGTCATTGGGGCTAACTCACTGGCCAACCCCAGGCATTTTCTCTATCCAGTGGCAGCCTTTGAATCGCTGAACAGAGAAATTACGCTGATTTGTAAATCACAACAGCGCTTATGGCAAGCTCGAAGCGATACTTCTCCATTAAATGTGGTTGCCTGGCACGGAAATCTGGCTCCATATTGTTACGATTTATCCCTCTTTAATACTATTAACACGGTCAGTTTCGACCATCCTGATCCCTCAATATTTACTGTTCTGAGCTCTGAAAGTGAAACAGCAGGTGTCGCTAATCTCGACTTCGTTATTTTTCCGCCAAGATGGATGGTGGCAGAGCACAGTTTTCGCCCACCCTATTTTCATCGCAACATAATGAACGAATTAATGGGGCTGATTCAGGGAGAGTATGATGCGAAAAAATCCGGTTTCTTACCAGGAGGAGTCAGTATTCATAATTGTATGAGTGGTCATGGTCCAGATACTGAAAGCTATGCGCAGGCGATTTCTGCTGAACTTAAGCCGGTACGTTATGAAAATACTCTGGCATTTATGTTTGAGACGCGAGAAATGTGGAGGCTTAGCGAGGCAGCCATTGAACATCCATCCAGACAAAAGGATTACACGGATTGCTGGAAGAGTTTCACTGTTCGCAGCATCGATC from Legionella quinlivanii encodes:
- the hmgA gene encoding homogentisate 1,2-dioxygenase, translated to MYLSGFGNHHQTEAIAGALPTNQNSPQECAYGLYAEQLSGSAFTKARAANLHSWLYKTAPSVKQQDYVPYEGAQFNRLLEFQAPNPYRWSPLPSPQNSVDFIDGLFLIAGSSLIRAYIYQCNQTMLHRYFSDFDGELLFVPYEGELSLLTEFGHLKIKPGQIAVIPRGVKFRVELHSASASGYLCENAGSPLTLPPLGVIGANSLANPRHFLYPVAAFESLNREITLICKSQQRLWQARSDTSPLNVVAWHGNLAPYCYDLSLFNTINTVSFDHPDPSIFTVLSSESETAGVANLDFVIFPPRWMVAEHSFRPPYFHRNIMNELMGLIQGEYDAKKSGFLPGGVSIHNCMSGHGPDTESYAQAISAELKPVRYENTLAFMFETREMWRLSEAAIEHPSRQKDYTDCWKSFTVRSIDR